One Arthrobacter sp. StoSoilB20 DNA segment encodes these proteins:
- a CDS encoding MBL fold metallo-hydrolase encodes MSALTIDHVVTSGTFSLDGGTWDVENNVWIIGDDSECIVIDPAHNPEAIHQAVGGRSVKGILLTHGHDDHIRSAGEFAELAKAPIHLHQDDWMLWNAVFPETDPDAAIVDGDEFTIAGATVKAIHTPGHSPGSVSFHVPSEGTLFSGDTLFQGGPGATGRSYSDFPTIIESIRTKLLTLPEETVVRTGHGDSTTIGGEKPHLDEWIARGH; translated from the coding sequence GTGAGCGCGCTGACCATCGATCACGTCGTTACCTCAGGGACGTTCTCCCTCGACGGCGGCACCTGGGACGTTGAGAACAACGTCTGGATCATCGGGGACGACTCCGAATGCATCGTCATCGACCCAGCCCACAACCCCGAAGCAATTCACCAGGCCGTGGGCGGCCGCAGCGTCAAAGGCATCTTGCTGACACATGGCCATGACGACCACATCCGTTCAGCCGGTGAATTCGCGGAGCTGGCCAAAGCTCCCATTCATTTGCACCAGGACGACTGGATGCTCTGGAATGCCGTGTTCCCCGAAACTGATCCCGATGCAGCAATCGTGGACGGCGACGAGTTCACAATCGCCGGTGCAACAGTGAAGGCAATCCACACCCCCGGGCACTCCCCGGGATCTGTTTCCTTCCACGTTCCCAGCGAAGGGACGCTTTTCAGCGGAGATACGCTCTTCCAGGGCGGCCCCGGCGCAACGGGACGCTCGTACAGCGACTTCCCCACCATCATTGAGTCCATCAGGACCAAGTTGCTCACCCTGCCCGAAGAGACAGTGGTCCGCACCGGTCACGGCGACTCCACCACCATCGGAGGGGAAAAGCCGCACCTGGACGAATGGATCGCCCGCGGTCACTGA
- a CDS encoding lipoate--protein ligase family protein: MADSPAGARRLRVYRQGESMGAAGDLDFALALLQRARSGQLGPSLRLYRPQPTVAFGQRDANLPGFPTAAEACRELGFEPLVRKAGGRAAAYHQGTLVIDHIEPHPDAIVRAKARFSEFGELLAGALRSVGVHAAVGEIPGEYCPGEFSVHGEDPDFPAHRIKLIGTAQRVVSGGWLFSSVIVVENSKPIREVLSASYAALGLEWDPATAGAANDLLPHLDVQTVEDAVVEAYRGYAEILDGDFRTLTG; this comes from the coding sequence ATGGCGGACTCTCCTGCAGGGGCCCGCCGGCTCAGGGTCTATCGGCAAGGCGAATCGATGGGAGCGGCAGGAGACCTCGACTTTGCCCTGGCGCTGTTGCAGCGTGCCCGCAGCGGGCAGCTGGGTCCTTCGCTTCGCCTGTACCGTCCGCAGCCCACCGTTGCGTTCGGGCAACGGGATGCGAACCTTCCTGGATTCCCGACTGCCGCCGAAGCCTGCCGGGAGCTTGGATTCGAGCCATTGGTTCGGAAGGCGGGTGGTCGCGCTGCCGCCTACCACCAAGGAACGCTGGTGATTGACCACATCGAGCCTCATCCGGATGCGATCGTGAGGGCCAAGGCCAGATTTTCGGAGTTTGGTGAATTATTGGCCGGCGCGCTTCGCAGCGTTGGTGTCCATGCCGCCGTCGGCGAAATACCGGGGGAGTATTGCCCGGGCGAGTTCAGCGTCCACGGCGAGGACCCGGATTTTCCTGCGCACCGCATCAAGCTCATCGGCACGGCACAACGCGTGGTGTCCGGTGGTTGGCTTTTCAGCTCGGTGATTGTGGTGGAAAACTCCAAGCCCATCCGTGAGGTGCTCTCTGCCAGCTATGCCGCATTGGGGCTTGAATGGGATCCGGCAACCGCCGGTGCAGCCAATGACCTCCTGCCGCATTTGGATGTCCAGACCGTGGAGGACGCGGTGGTTGAGGCCTATCGTGGGTACGCGGAAATCCTCGACGGCGACTTCCGGACCCTGACGGGTTAG
- a CDS encoding thioesterase family protein: MTTALPELADGDFYYQSLGQGRYRSTIHAQGAWNPHEQHMAPASGIIADALVRHEPRDDVRMARISYEILGLIPGGEFQVATSTLRPGRTIELIQAELSAGGRVAIRASAWRMVTSDTSAVAAIEDQPMPAPDECKPWEGASVWPGGYIRSLEMRLAEGHRPGSGKVWIRTSHPLTDQDDTTDLARLMGLVDTANGIAARVPPGENSYIFPNVDLQIHMYRAPSGEWLGLDNKVSFGGDGIGLTSTVLHDVSGPFGRAEQILTLRKS; encoded by the coding sequence TTGACTACTGCATTACCGGAACTGGCGGACGGCGATTTCTATTACCAATCGTTGGGCCAGGGCCGCTACAGGTCCACGATCCATGCCCAGGGTGCGTGGAATCCCCACGAGCAACACATGGCCCCGGCCTCGGGCATCATTGCCGATGCCCTGGTCCGCCATGAGCCCAGGGACGATGTCCGCATGGCGCGGATCAGTTACGAAATCCTCGGGCTGATTCCCGGCGGCGAGTTCCAGGTCGCCACCTCAACGCTGAGGCCGGGAAGGACCATCGAGCTCATTCAGGCCGAACTCTCCGCCGGCGGCCGTGTTGCCATCCGTGCCTCGGCGTGGCGGATGGTCACCAGCGATACCAGTGCCGTAGCGGCAATTGAGGACCAGCCCATGCCGGCGCCCGATGAATGCAAGCCGTGGGAGGGTGCAAGTGTGTGGCCCGGCGGCTACATCCGCTCCTTGGAAATGCGTTTGGCCGAGGGCCACCGGCCCGGATCAGGCAAGGTTTGGATCCGCACTTCGCACCCTCTGACCGATCAGGACGACACCACGGACCTGGCGCGTCTGATGGGGTTGGTGGATACCGCCAACGGCATCGCTGCCCGGGTTCCCCCGGGCGAAAACAGCTACATTTTTCCCAACGTCGATCTTCAGATCCACATGTACCGGGCTCCGTCCGGTGAATGGCTGGGGCTGGACAACAAAGTCTCCTTCGGTGGTGACGGCATCGGGCTGACCTCTACGGTCCTTCACGATGTCAGCGGGCCGTTTGGCAGGGCCGAACAGATCCTGACATTGAGGAAGAGCTGA
- a CDS encoding VTT domain-containing protein, translated as MDQIMSLPFGVALAALFAIVMIRVNVTYWIGRGAVAGLAHTRFGSSLERPKAARAQALIQRWGPYAVVLSFLTIGLQTAINLAAGAARMPLRRYLPAAIAGSVMWALLYATIGLAALEAWLAVAAASPVGAGLGVAAVAAVVVWVVLVRRRRERAKSADTVV; from the coding sequence GTGGATCAGATCATGAGTTTGCCTTTCGGCGTCGCCCTCGCGGCGCTCTTTGCGATTGTCATGATCCGGGTCAATGTCACGTATTGGATCGGGCGGGGAGCTGTTGCCGGGCTCGCGCATACCCGCTTCGGCAGTTCTTTGGAGCGCCCCAAAGCAGCCCGTGCCCAAGCCCTCATCCAGCGGTGGGGACCATACGCCGTCGTGCTTTCCTTCCTTACCATTGGGCTGCAGACTGCCATCAACCTCGCTGCGGGGGCAGCGCGCATGCCCTTGCGAAGGTACCTGCCCGCAGCAATTGCCGGTTCTGTGATGTGGGCGTTGCTCTATGCCACCATCGGGCTTGCCGCCTTGGAAGCCTGGCTTGCGGTTGCGGCGGCGTCTCCCGTTGGCGCCGGGCTGGGAGTGGCTGCGGTGGCTGCCGTTGTTGTCTGGGTCGTGCTGGTCCGTCGACGTCGGGAAAGGGCCAAATCAGCGGATACAGTGGTCTGA
- a CDS encoding FAD-dependent oxidoreductase — translation MKSLWLDRESRFMSDSIPEEKHFDTIVVGAGLTGMVAALLLSRSGQRVAVFEARTLGAVTTGNTTGKLSLLQGGALSALRSQYSLKVVQAYVEANKTGQSWLTQYMEQQGIPFQRRTAVTFATTDDGGQRLRKEAAVSRDAGLDVHFSRDAGLPFPVVEALELDGQVQIHPMEVLETLARDIRDHGGVIVEDMQVQNVGSEQPMEVSTRKGTFTADTVVIATGIPILDRGLYFAKLEPNRSYAAALKVPGDIPKGMYLSIDSPTRSQRTQPTPEGELLLVGGYGHTAGRATSPQSHLDDLLGWATQHYPGAEVTHTWSAQDYQATNLMPFFGKLPRGRGRIFFGTGYNKWGMSNGVAAALSITSDILGGQSDWATVIHHRVTSPQGALQAVRLNASTTKRMVEDRARIKANPEITDQTRPAEGTGVVGLYKGEPAAVSTVDGNVCMVSASCSHLGGIVSWNDAEKSWDCPLHGSRFTPEGKYLEGPATHHLQKSPVKPPAKKKD, via the coding sequence ATGAAATCGCTGTGGTTGGACCGGGAATCCCGCTTCATGTCCGACTCAATCCCCGAGGAAAAGCATTTTGACACCATCGTGGTGGGCGCCGGGCTTACGGGCATGGTGGCCGCCCTGCTGTTGTCCAGGTCCGGGCAACGCGTGGCTGTGTTCGAAGCCCGAACACTTGGTGCAGTAACCACCGGCAACACCACCGGCAAGCTGAGCCTCCTCCAAGGTGGAGCGCTGTCGGCCTTGCGCAGCCAGTACTCCCTGAAGGTAGTGCAGGCTTACGTGGAAGCCAACAAGACCGGGCAGTCCTGGCTGACGCAGTACATGGAGCAGCAGGGCATCCCGTTCCAGCGCCGCACGGCGGTTACTTTCGCAACCACGGACGACGGCGGTCAACGGCTCCGGAAGGAGGCTGCGGTTTCGCGGGACGCAGGTTTGGACGTGCACTTCAGCCGTGATGCTGGCCTGCCGTTTCCCGTGGTGGAAGCCCTGGAACTTGATGGCCAGGTCCAGATTCACCCCATGGAAGTGCTGGAGACCCTCGCCCGGGACATCCGGGACCACGGCGGCGTGATCGTCGAGGACATGCAGGTGCAGAACGTCGGCTCGGAGCAACCCATGGAGGTCTCCACCCGCAAAGGAACTTTCACGGCGGACACTGTGGTGATTGCTACGGGCATCCCCATCCTGGACCGCGGCCTGTACTTTGCCAAACTGGAGCCCAACCGGTCTTACGCGGCGGCGTTGAAGGTGCCCGGCGACATTCCGAAGGGAATGTACTTGTCCATCGATTCGCCCACCCGTTCCCAGCGCACACAACCCACGCCCGAGGGGGAGTTGCTTCTGGTCGGCGGCTATGGCCACACGGCGGGTCGGGCCACGTCTCCGCAGTCCCACCTTGATGACTTGCTCGGGTGGGCAACGCAGCATTACCCGGGAGCAGAGGTCACCCACACGTGGTCAGCCCAGGACTACCAGGCCACCAACCTGATGCCCTTCTTCGGCAAGCTTCCCCGGGGCCGCGGCCGGATCTTCTTCGGCACGGGCTACAACAAATGGGGGATGAGCAACGGTGTGGCGGCCGCACTTTCCATAACTTCGGACATCCTGGGCGGCCAGTCCGACTGGGCAACCGTCATCCATCATCGCGTTACTTCGCCCCAGGGCGCGCTCCAGGCTGTCCGCCTCAACGCCTCCACCACCAAACGGATGGTGGAGGACAGGGCAAGGATCAAGGCAAATCCTGAAATCACCGATCAAACCCGCCCCGCGGAAGGAACGGGCGTGGTGGGCCTCTACAAGGGTGAGCCGGCTGCTGTTTCCACGGTGGATGGCAATGTGTGCATGGTTTCGGCGAGCTGTTCCCACTTGGGTGGCATTGTGAGCTGGAACGATGCCGAAAAGTCCTGGGACTGCCCGCTCCACGGTTCCCGGTTCACGCCGGAGGGTAAGTACCTCGAGGGCCCGGCTACGCATCACTTGCAGAAGTCGCCGGTCAAGCCTCCTGCCAAGAAAAAGGACTAG
- a CDS encoding DNA alkylation repair protein produces MSEAGEFMDHTLQMESTWEKAAEASERLGGALKVYGASVGAVRGTVRDTLKRYKNLDHDEITALSSELWAEPVFERRLAAVVLLQTKSGILVNTDLTRIEGFIRQAGTRELVDPLAVDVVKPLMARLEGQAKERSERVLERWAADPDPELRHAAALATGTTPTP; encoded by the coding sequence GTGAGCGAAGCCGGTGAATTCATGGACCACACGCTGCAGATGGAATCCACGTGGGAGAAAGCTGCCGAGGCCAGCGAGCGTCTTGGCGGGGCGCTGAAGGTGTATGGCGCATCCGTGGGTGCCGTGCGGGGAACCGTGAGGGACACGCTCAAGCGGTACAAGAACCTGGACCATGACGAGATCACCGCCTTGAGTTCCGAACTCTGGGCCGAACCTGTGTTTGAACGGCGGCTTGCAGCAGTGGTTCTGCTGCAGACCAAATCAGGCATCCTGGTCAACACCGATCTCACCCGCATTGAAGGTTTTATCAGGCAGGCCGGGACCCGCGAACTGGTGGATCCTCTGGCCGTAGACGTCGTCAAACCATTGATGGCACGCCTGGAGGGCCAGGCGAAGGAACGCTCCGAACGCGTACTGGAACGGTGGGCGGCAGACCCGGATCCGGAGCTGCGGCATGCGGCGGCCCTGGCGACGGGGACCACCCCTACCCCTTGA
- a CDS encoding PDDEXK nuclease domain-containing protein, producing MPSQELATEASFPGVPAASSMPDWYPTLLNTVAQEVRVGRTRAMAAANSEVLNSYWSIGRQLAERESEQGWGAKVVTRLSADIRTRFPEAKGFSPRNLRYMKSFAQAWPDFPKLQAPLATLPWYHQIALLEKLDDAATRLWYAAAAAQHGWSRNVLTHQISTRLHERSGQAITNFASTMVPADSDLAQQATKDPYVFDFLSMSDRHTERDLELQLVKHVEKFLLELGQGFAFVGEQVRLEIAGDEFFADLLFYHLKLRCYMVIELKAVKFEPGFLGQLGMYMAAVDDLMAHPDDKPTIGLLLCKEKNSVVAEYALRGFNAPVGIAEWKTSLADSLPDELVASLPSIETLEAELASEAARLQG from the coding sequence GTGCCTTCCCAAGAGCTCGCCACCGAAGCATCATTTCCGGGTGTCCCGGCTGCTTCGTCCATGCCCGACTGGTATCCCACTTTGCTTAACACTGTGGCCCAAGAGGTCCGCGTTGGCAGGACCCGGGCGATGGCTGCGGCCAACAGTGAGGTGTTGAATTCCTACTGGAGCATTGGCCGGCAGCTCGCCGAACGCGAATCCGAGCAAGGCTGGGGCGCCAAGGTGGTCACCCGTTTGTCTGCCGACATCCGGACCCGGTTCCCGGAAGCCAAGGGCTTCTCCCCCAGGAACTTGAGGTACATGAAGAGCTTCGCGCAGGCCTGGCCTGACTTCCCAAAGTTGCAAGCGCCGCTTGCAACATTGCCCTGGTACCACCAGATCGCACTGCTGGAAAAGCTCGACGACGCCGCCACACGCCTTTGGTACGCCGCGGCAGCTGCCCAACACGGATGGTCCCGCAACGTGCTGACGCACCAGATTTCAACCCGCTTGCATGAGCGTTCGGGGCAAGCCATCACCAACTTTGCCTCCACCATGGTCCCTGCAGATTCGGATCTCGCACAGCAGGCAACCAAGGATCCCTACGTCTTCGACTTTCTGTCCATGAGTGATCGGCACACCGAAAGGGACCTGGAGCTGCAGTTGGTGAAACACGTGGAGAAATTCCTGTTGGAGCTGGGACAGGGCTTCGCCTTTGTGGGCGAGCAGGTCCGGTTGGAGATTGCCGGCGACGAGTTCTTCGCAGACCTCCTCTTCTACCACCTGAAGTTGCGCTGCTACATGGTGATCGAGCTGAAGGCCGTGAAATTTGAACCCGGGTTCTTGGGGCAACTGGGTATGTACATGGCGGCGGTGGATGACCTCATGGCACATCCGGATGACAAGCCGACCATCGGCCTGCTCTTGTGCAAGGAGAAGAACAGCGTGGTGGCCGAGTACGCACTCCGTGGGTTCAACGCTCCCGTGGGCATTGCGGAGTGGAAAACCTCCCTCGCTGACTCCTTGCCGGACGAACTGGTGGCCAGCCTGCCGAGCATCGAGACGTTGGAGGCCGAGTTGGCCAGCGAGGCTGCGCGGTTGCAGGGCTGA
- a CDS encoding dienelactone hydrolase family protein: MVQLEKFEKYLIEEFYDDFRTGEMSHKTFTRRVAFIIGEYDRVCGGHDPGGLYTGRGAQRHVDDFKGAFEYLNGQDFVEEGRVAMIGFCFGGGITWQASTEIQGLKATSAFYGPAPDPAKVPTIKPAVFGVYAENDARMTGSMPQLQEALDKTSVKHQLKVYPGVDHAFHNDTSERYVRAQATAAWNDTLAWFRDNV; encoded by the coding sequence ATGGTGCAGCTGGAGAAGTTTGAAAAGTACTTGATTGAAGAGTTCTACGATGACTTTCGCACCGGTGAGATGTCCCACAAGACGTTCACCAGACGGGTCGCGTTCATAATAGGGGAGTATGACCGCGTCTGCGGCGGCCATGACCCTGGTGGGCTGTACACCGGACGAGGCGCCCAGCGGCATGTGGACGATTTCAAGGGCGCCTTCGAGTACCTCAATGGTCAGGACTTTGTCGAAGAGGGCCGCGTCGCCATGATCGGGTTCTGCTTCGGGGGCGGCATCACCTGGCAGGCAAGCACCGAGATCCAAGGACTCAAAGCAACATCCGCCTTCTACGGTCCCGCACCAGATCCGGCGAAAGTCCCCACCATCAAGCCGGCAGTCTTTGGCGTCTACGCGGAGAACGATGCGCGTATGACCGGCTCCATGCCCCAACTCCAAGAGGCCTTGGACAAGACCAGCGTCAAGCACCAGCTCAAGGTGTACCCCGGAGTGGACCATGCCTTCCACAACGACACCAGTGAGCGCTATGTGAGGGCCCAAGCCACGGCAGCCTGGAATGACACCCTGGCCTGGTTCAGGGACAACGTCTGA
- a CDS encoding HNH endonuclease signature motif containing protein, with translation MKQIGERQAQATVSAVPAVSLSRGVAQPLSRGVAQPGTISGDLIAQLRMLEEMKSAISGLQAQIAVAFDLAQRAEQAEAGVPAAERGKGVGAQVALARRESPNRGSRLLGLAKALVTEMPRTLAALNKGLLNEWRATLLVKETACLSVEDRAAVDAELAPDTGTFDGAGDKAIIAAAKAAAYRRDPRSVAQRASHAATERTVSLRPAPDTMTYLTALLPVGQGVAVYAALTRSADSARSSGDPRTRGQVMADTLVERTTGTPGGISGVELQVVMTDRTLFQSDSEPARLHGYGIVPAPWARTLIGAAEETPVRGAAAQDLQPAPEQDQEFKVWLRRLYTAPESGELLAMDSKARLFPHRHRRFIEARDHTCRTPYCDAPIRHIDHVVPWHSGGTTTLDNAAGLCEACNHTKENPGWAATPLPEDTHTLSISTPTGHTYQSKAPPLPGHRPSRT, from the coding sequence ATGAAGCAGATCGGGGAAAGGCAAGCACAAGCAACGGTGTCTGCTGTGCCTGCTGTTTCTTTGTCCCGTGGTGTAGCGCAGCCCTTGTCCCGGGGTGTGGCTCAGCCCGGGACCATCAGCGGTGACCTGATTGCTCAATTGCGGATGCTGGAGGAGATGAAGTCGGCCATCTCCGGTCTGCAGGCCCAGATTGCCGTGGCCTTTGATCTGGCCCAACGCGCTGAACAGGCCGAAGCGGGAGTACCTGCGGCCGAACGTGGCAAGGGTGTCGGTGCGCAGGTAGCGCTGGCGCGTCGGGAATCACCGAACCGCGGCTCACGGTTGCTGGGCCTCGCCAAAGCCCTGGTCACGGAGATGCCTCGAACCCTGGCGGCGTTGAACAAAGGCCTGCTCAACGAGTGGCGGGCCACACTGCTGGTCAAGGAAACAGCCTGCCTGTCCGTGGAAGACCGGGCCGCGGTGGACGCCGAACTCGCCCCCGACACCGGAACCTTCGACGGCGCCGGAGACAAAGCCATCATCGCCGCCGCGAAAGCTGCCGCGTACCGCCGTGACCCACGGTCCGTGGCCCAACGCGCCAGCCACGCCGCGACGGAACGAACCGTCAGCCTCAGACCGGCACCGGACACCATGACGTACCTGACCGCGCTGCTTCCGGTCGGCCAAGGCGTGGCCGTGTACGCGGCACTGACCCGGAGCGCTGACTCTGCCCGGTCCAGCGGTGACCCCAGGACCCGCGGCCAAGTCATGGCCGACACCCTCGTTGAACGGACCACCGGCACCCCCGGCGGGATCTCCGGGGTTGAACTCCAAGTCGTCATGACCGACCGCACCCTGTTCCAAAGCGATTCCGAACCCGCCCGGCTCCACGGCTACGGCATCGTCCCCGCACCCTGGGCAAGAACCCTGATCGGCGCAGCAGAAGAGACACCAGTACGAGGTGCCGCAGCACAGGACCTACAGCCGGCACCCGAACAGGACCAGGAGTTCAAGGTCTGGCTCCGGCGGCTCTACACCGCGCCCGAAAGCGGTGAGCTGCTGGCCATGGACTCCAAAGCCAGGCTCTTCCCGCACCGGCACCGTCGATTCATCGAAGCCCGCGACCATACCTGCAGGACACCGTACTGCGACGCGCCCATCCGGCACATCGATCACGTCGTACCGTGGCACTCCGGCGGGACCACCACCCTGGACAACGCAGCAGGGCTCTGCGAAGCATGCAACCACACCAAAGAAAACCCCGGCTGGGCCGCCACACCCCTACCCGAAGACACCCACACCCTGAGCATCAGCACCCCCACCGGACACACCTACCAATCCAAAGCCCCACCACTACCCGGACACCGACCCTCCAGAACATGA
- the nrdF gene encoding class 1b ribonucleoside-diphosphate reductase subunit beta yields MTEKVKLLTHVEAINWNKIQDDKDVEVWNRLVNNFWLPEKVPLSNDVQSWHTLTPDEQQLTMRVFTGLTLLDTIQGTVGAVSLIPDAITPHEEAVYTNIAFMESVHAKSYSSIFSTLCSTKEIDDAFRWSLENENLQKKAQIVMDYYQGDDPLKRKVASTLLESFLFYSGFYLPMYWSSRAKLTNTADLIRLIIRDEAVHGYYIGYKFQKGLEKVSEARKQEIKDYTFELLFELYENEVQYTHDLYDGVGLAEDVKKFLHYNANKALMNLGYEAMFPASVTDVNPAILSALSPNADENHDFFSGSGSSYVIGKAVNTEDEDWEF; encoded by the coding sequence ATGACCGAAAAGGTCAAGCTGCTGACACACGTCGAGGCCATCAACTGGAACAAGATCCAGGACGACAAGGACGTGGAAGTCTGGAACCGGCTGGTCAACAACTTCTGGCTCCCGGAGAAGGTGCCGCTGTCCAACGACGTCCAGTCGTGGCATACCCTGACGCCGGATGAGCAGCAGCTCACCATGCGCGTTTTCACCGGCCTGACGCTCCTGGACACGATCCAGGGCACGGTCGGCGCTGTCTCGCTGATCCCGGATGCGATCACGCCGCACGAAGAAGCTGTGTACACCAACATCGCCTTCATGGAGTCGGTGCACGCCAAGTCGTACTCGTCCATTTTCTCCACCTTGTGCTCCACCAAGGAGATTGACGACGCCTTCCGCTGGTCCCTCGAAAACGAGAACCTGCAGAAGAAAGCCCAGATCGTCATGGACTACTACCAGGGCGACGATCCCCTGAAGCGCAAGGTGGCCTCCACGCTGCTGGAGAGCTTCCTGTTCTACTCGGGCTTCTACCTGCCCATGTACTGGTCCTCGCGCGCCAAGCTCACGAACACGGCCGACCTCATCCGCCTCATCATCCGCGACGAGGCCGTGCACGGTTACTACATCGGTTACAAGTTCCAGAAGGGCTTGGAGAAGGTATCCGAGGCCCGCAAGCAGGAAATCAAGGACTACACGTTCGAGCTCCTCTTCGAACTGTACGAAAACGAAGTCCAGTACACCCACGACCTCTATGACGGAGTCGGCCTGGCCGAGGACGTCAAAAAGTTCCTGCACTACAACGCCAACAAGGCCCTCATGAACCTCGGCTACGAGGCCATGTTCCCGGCTTCCGTCACCGACGTGAACCCGGCCATCCTGTCGGCCCTGTCCCCGAACGCCGACGAGAACCACGACTTCTTCTCGGGCTCGGGCTCCTCCTACGTGATTGGCAAGGCTGTCAACACGGAAGATGAGGACTGGGAGTTCTAA